ATTGTTGGGTTAAATTTTTTCGAGAATACTGCTGAAGTCCAACTGCATGTGATTGCAGTTTCCCTACCAAAAATTGATTATAATACTCTTGAATGGTTTGCTTTAATTTCGCTTTTTCTGAATACTCAAAAAACACTCCTGAATTAGTATTGGTTATTATCTCAGCAAAATCAGAATCTTTTGGACCGATAGCTAGTATTGGCCGTTCCGAAACCATATACTCAAACAATTTTCCTGGCAATATACTTTTGGTTTCTTCTGAATTAATTTCTATTAATAATAGAACTTGTGATTTGCGCTGGTGTGCCACAGCTTCGGCATGCGATACATAACCTAGATTATTTAAGTACAAATTCAATCCAAATTGTTCGATTGTTTCCAAAACTTCTTGGCTAATAGCGCCTATTAATTTGATCTCTAAATGGGATTTAAAATCAGGAATTTCAGTACAAAGTTCGACCAAACTTTCCCATACTATTTTCGGATTTCTTTCTGATAGAAAAGAACCAATATGAGCCAAACTAAATTTTGTATCCAAGCTTTGTTTGTCTACTTTTTCAACATCAAAGCCATTGGTAATTACTTCAATTGGTTTAGTGGTTAAAGCTTGGAACTCGGCTTTAGTAGTTTTACTAGTTACGATAATGGTATCAGCCGTATTTAACACTTGCCTTTCCAATTGTTTGTGCTTCTTAGCTGCATATTGAGATAATCGTAACGATTTATGGTAACCAATAGTGGTCCAAGGGTCACGAAAATCTGCCAACCACTTCAGATTCATTTTTTGTTTTAATTCCAATCCGATCAAATGCAAACTATGTGGTGGTCCCGATGTAATTATGGTGTCAATTTCGTTTTCACGAATGTACTTTTCCAAATAGGCAACAGAAGGTTTTACCCAAAATACCCGAGCATCAGGTATAAATAAATTACCTCGTACCCAAAGCATCACTTTCTCTAAAAACGATTGCTTTTTTTGATTGGGAATAATCCCTGAACTGATTTTTTTGGTCTTGTTTTTAGATAAAAAAGAAGCCAATTGATACGGTTCAAAAATGGGAGTTTTTAAAATAATGGCTTTATCTGAAACTTCAGCAACCAAATTAGAATCCACAATTGGATAGGTTGGGTTTTCAGGTACGAATACGATAGGTTGTACATCAAAATCAGGTAAATACTTCACAAACTTCAACCAACGTTGTACTCCTGGCCCTCCAGCTGGCGGCCAATAATAGGTAATGATTAAAAGTTTTTTGGTGCTATTATTTGCCATTTTGCTGCATTTCGATTGTCTTTTTTCTTTCGAAATAAATTCCGCCCATCAATAGTAAAAGGATCCCAATAGAACTTACCAAAGTAATTGTGCTACCTGTTTGAACCACCTGAGGTTCAAATTTAAATTCAACACTATGTTTTCCTGCAGGAAGTACCAATGCTCTTAAAACATAATCAACTTGAAGATGTTCTACTTTATTCCCGTCTATATAGGCATTCCAGCCATTTTTATAATACATTTCTGAAAACACTGCTAAACCTTCATTGGCATTAATAGAAGTGTATTGTAAATGGTTGGGCTGATACGAATCCAAGGTGATTACAGCTGAACTGTCTTTGACGAAAGCCAATTTATTCATTGTAAATTCCTTTGAATTTAAAACAGCCACATTTTTGGAATCTAGTTGACCCAATGCCTTCATCTCTTCGTCTGCAGTTGGAACTAATTTCACCTGACTCACAAACCAAGCATTTCCATTGGCATCCGGATTGGCAATAGGAAATTCTTTACCTTCTTTATCCGTTTGAATCAAATATTTTACATTCAAGAAGTTCAAGGGTTCTAAATTATTTTTGGCAATTTGGTAATCAAATAATTGCTGCATTCTTCTTGGCTTTGCCGCATGATAGCCACCAATTGATTTATGGAAAAAGGAAGCTCTGGCACTAGATAAATTACCATTGATTTCAAAAACCCGATAGTTGCTACTGTCTTGCAATATCTGTGCATCTACCGGAGTGGCTTGAAAAGGTACTTCTATTTCTCTTTTGCTTACAAAATCTTTTTCAGAAACGTATTTTTTGTCCACTACAAACAGATCAAAAATCATGACCAATCCAATAACGACTATAGTAGTTTGCTGAGCCAATTTTTTCTTGATAAACAACAATAAAGATCCAGCCACAAGCAGAATAAAAAATGCAGAACGCAACAAATCAGCGCTGTACATGGTTTTTCGATCTGCTTTTAAAGCGTCTACAAAAGCAGGTCCATAATTTTTGATAAAATAGTCATCACTTGAAGCAGAAAAACTAAAGGTCCCTTTACACAAAAACAGTATCAATAGCACTCCAAGACCAAACAAGGTCGATTGGAGCAAGCCTTTCTTTTGCTGATTTTGATCCAATTGGAAAAAAGACTGTAACCCCATCACTGCTAATACCGGGAAACATAATTCTAGCAGGACTTGTATCGAAGAAACCGCTCTGAATTTATCATACAACGGAATATAATCAATAAAAAAGTTGGTTAGTACTGGAAAGTTTTTTCCCCAAGACAACACCAAAGCAATCATGGCTCCTCCAAAGAAAACGTATTTGATTTTACGATTGTCTATAAACAAAGCTAAGAAAGCCAAAAAGAATACTACTGCCCCAATGTATGCTGGTGCTGCAACAATGGGTTGGTCTCCCCAATAGGTAGGCATTCCTTTTACATAATCTTGCGCTTGACTGTCTGGCACTCCTTGGCTGATCATGAACTGATACATACTACTATCAGTTCCTAAGGTTTCATTATTAGATCCTCCAAAAAGTCTTGGCGCGACCAAATTGAAACTTTCAGCAATGCCATAACTGTACTCAGTTATATAATCACGAGATAACGCACTGTTTTCAGTTACTTTAGAACCATTACTATTGAAGGTCAATTCGTTTTTTCCACGGGTACTAAATTTGGTGTATTCAGTTGTAGCCAATAAATTCGTAGCATTGGCACCAATAGCAAAAATACCAGCAATAGCTAATACCCCAAAAGCAATTCCTAATCCTTTATAGTCTTTCTCTTTGATAAATTGAAAGGAAAAATAACCCACCAACACCAATAAAAAAATCAACAAATAATAGGTCATTTGAAAGTGATTGGCATTAATTTCTAAAGCTGTTGCAAACAGAGTCAGTAAACCACCCCAAACGTATTTTTTTTGAAAGACCATTAGAAATCCTGCAATCACCAAGGGCATATACCCAATAGCATGTGCTTTTGCATTGTGCCCAACTCCCAAAATAATGATCAAATAAGTAGAGAAACCAAAAGCAATCGCTCCAAAAAACGCCTTCAGAGGATCAATTTTAAGCACTAACAATAACCCATAAAATCCTAAGAAATACAAAAATAAATAATCGGCTGGTCGAGGTAAAAAACGCATTACATCATCTAAAGCACCTATATAATCATGTGGATATTTTGCTCCCAATTGATAGGTTGGCATTCCTCCAAAAGCGGAATTGGTCCAATACGGTTCTTTATCTGTTGCTTCGCGAAAATCAATTTGTTCTTTTGCCATTCCAGTATATTGTGCAATATCGGATTGGAAAATTTGTTTTCTCTGTAAAACAGGATAAAAATAAATCAAGGAAACAAGAACAAAACCAATAATGGCAAGCAAATGTGGATAGAACGTATTTAGTTTTTTCAATGTAAAAATAGTTTGGTTAGCATACAGAAAATCAGGATGGAAGCAAATTTAATCTATTTCTTCGTAATCCACATAGTCCCCTACTTTTTTGGTTTCACGAGGGTTTTTAGCATCCGTTTCTTTGTAGATAATTTCATCGTTATTTTGCGCTTTTTTCCAAGCAGCCTCTTGAGCATATTGCTGTTGCTTTTGAAAACTCTCACCTGCCTTTTCTACTGCTTTTTTAACTAACATAGGCAAAAACAAGCGCGCTAAAAACTTAAATAAATAATAGAACATCAATATGTAAAATACAGTTCTTATAAAATTAGAAAAAGAAGCTTCTTGCATAATCGGAATATTTTGCCCAAAAATAATAAATCAATTGTTCAAATTAAAGTTATACCTCTTAAATAAATAATAAATTATAGTACTTTTGATAAGCGTTATTTCCATCTAAACCAATAAAGACAACTATGTTTAAAAATAACCCTTCGATACTATTGAGTTTTTTATTAATTCCACTATGGAGTTTTGCCCAATATACGGACCAAATCAATTCCAATAGACCTGGCGAAACGATGTCGGCTTTTGCAGTAGGAAAATCAGTGATACAATTGGAAACCGGGGCTTATGGAATAAGTCAAAAACACCATTTACTAAACTATGTTACCAATGGTTATGGCATAGACGCAACGATTCGTTATGGCATGTTCAAGGAAAAATTAGAATTCCTTGCCGATGTCCAGTATCAAAGTCAATTGTATGAAGCTCGCTTGATTACAATAGACCAAAAAGCACTTAAACAAACTGTTTTGGGCGCAAAGTATTTACTTTATGATCCTTTTAAAAATCAAGAAAAGAAAGTAAATGTATACAGCTGGAAAGTGGACAAGTCTTTTAAATGGAAGCAATTGATTCCAGCAGTATCTGTTTTTGCTGGTGCGAATATCACTTCAGCGAACAATCCCTATCATTTTTCTACCAAAGCAGGCATTTCGCCCAAAGTTATTTTAATTACTCAAAATCACTTTGGAGATGGAAGCTGGGTATTGGTTACCAATACTATTGCGGACTATATTGGAACTGAATTTCCAAGTTATGGCTATGCGGTCACTCTTACCAAAGGCCTAAATAAAAACTGGTCTGGATTTATAGAAAACCAAGGCTACAAAAGCGATTTTTATAGCGATCTAATTGTCCGATCAGGAGCAGCTTATTTAGTTACAGAAGATCTTCAATTGGACGTTTCTGCAAGTGCAAGTTTAAAAAACACTCCTTCTATTTTTTATGGAGGAATTGGCTTTTCTTACCGTTTTGATGGGAATTATCAAGAAATTAGAACACCTATCGAAGAAGATCCCGTAAGTGTGAAAAAAGAAAAAAATAAAAAGAAAAAGAGATTCCTGATTTTCTAGAACTATACCATGATTCAAATTAAAGAAGCCATTACCAAAAGTGAATTAACCGATTACATTAAATTCCCTTTTACCTTATACAAAGGCAACCAATATTGGGTTCCGCCCATTATCGCTGACGAATTAGAAACTTTTGACAAAAGTAAAAATCCCGCTTTTGAAAATGCGGAAGCCTACTTTTATTTGGCCTATCGCAATAATAAAATTGTAGGACGAATTGCCGCTATTATCAATTGGGAAGAGGTCAATAACCAACAAAAGAAGAAAGTGCGTTTTGGCTGGTTTGACGTCATTGATGATGTGGAAGTAACGAAAGCCTTACTTGAAAAAGTGTATGAGTTAGGCCGTAAAAACAATCTTGAATACGTCGAAGGCCCGATGGGTTTCTCTAATTTGGACAAAGTTGGCGTACTCACCGAAGGTTTTGAAGAAATTGGCACCATGATTACCTGGTACAATCATCCCTATTATTCTGATCATTTTGAACAATTGGGCTATGTTACCGAAAAAGAATATTTGGAAAACAAATTCCCTTTTGAAAATGTGAAATTGGAGTTTTTTGACAAAGCACAAGAGTTAATCAAAAGGCGCTACCAACTGCGACCTCTTAATTTCAAGAAGACCAAAGACGTTTTACCGTATGTGGATAAGATGTTTGATTTATTCAACGCTTCTTATGCTAGTTTGTCTTCATTTGTAGCTATTTCTGATGTCCAAAAAGACTATTTCAAAAAAAAATACATCAGTTTTATCAATCCAGAATATATCAAATTTGTAGAGGACAAAGACGGAAATTTAGTGGCTTTTGCTATTGTAATGCCAAGTTTTTCAAAAGCTTTACAAAAGGCAAATGGCAAATTATTTCCATTTGGTTTCCTGCACCTGCTGAATGCTAGAAACAACAGTAAAGACGTTACTTTTTATTTAATTGGCGTTCATCCAGAATACCAAAACAAAGGAGTTCACGCGATAATTTTTAAAGAATACCATACCACTTTTACCGAAAAAGGGATTCAAAATTGCATCCGAACTCCTGAACTAGCCGACAATCAGGCGATTCATTTGCTTTGGAAAAATTTTGATCCCAAAATTGTCTGCAGAAGAAAAACGTTTCGAAAAGAGTTATAATTATTCAAAAAAAAATCCATTCTTTCGAATGGATTTTTTTTAAACAATATGATTAATTAAGCATCCAAATCTACTTTGGTTTGCTCTGCAATTTGTCTGTAGGTTCCATTGACTAATTTCTCACGAATCGCTTCAAACGCCGATAAAGTTTCGTCAATATCAGCCAAAGTATGAGAAGCTGTTGGAATCATACGCAATAGAATAATTCCTTTTGGAATTACTGGATAGACCACAATTGATAAGAAAATTCCATAATTCTCTCTTAAATCATTCACCATCACCATCGCTTCTGGAATTGAACCTTCCAAATAAACTGGTGTAATACAAGTGTTGGTATCTCCAATATTAAATCCTTTTTCTTTTAAACCGTTTTGCAATGCATTTACGTTCACCCACAATTTATCTTTAATCTCAGAAGATTGACGCAATAATTCCAAACGTTTCAACGAACCAATCGTTTGAATCATAGGCAATGCTTTAGCAAACATTTGCGAACGTAAATTGTATTTCAAATAATCAATAATTTCTTTATCACCAGCAACGAATGCACCAATGTTTGCCATTGATTTAGCAAAAGTTGAAAAGTACACATCAATATCGTCTTGTACTCCTTGCTCCTCACCTGCTCCAGCACCTGTTTTTCCAAGTGTACCAAAACCGTGTGCATCATCAACTAGCAAACGGAAATTGTATTTCTTTTTCATCGCCACCACTTCCTTCAACTTTCCTTGTTGACCACGCATTCCAAAAACTCCTTCAGTAATGAACAAAATTCCACCACCGGTTTCAGTAGCAATTTTTGTAGCACGTTGTAGGTTTTTCTCCATACTCTCCACGTCGTTATGACGGTAGGTAAAACGTTTCCCACTATGCAAACGTACCCCGTCAATAATACAAGCATGTGCATCAACATCGTAGACAATGACGTCATTTCTAGTCACCAAAGCATCAATAGTAGACATAATTCCTTGGTAACCAAAATTCAATAAATAAGCCGATTCTTTCATTACAAAAGCCGCTAATTCTTGTTCTAATTGTTCGTGGTATTTAGTATGGCCGCTCATCATACGAGCTCCCATTGGGTATGCGGCACCGTATTCAATCGCTGCATCGGTATCAGCTTTTCTAACTTCAGGATGATTCGCAAGACCTAAATAATCATTCAAACTCCAGTTTAAAATATCTTTTCCTTGAAATTTCATTCTCGGTCCTAATTCGCCTTCCAATTTTGGAAAAACAAAATAACCTTCTGCTTGTGAAGCCCATTTTCCTAATGGTCCTTTATTAGTCTGAATTCTTTCGAATAAATCTTTTACCATGATATATATTGAAATTGTTTATTTTTTTTCGATCAGCAAAAATAATTATTTAAAATTGATTAACAGAATTGAATGACTATTTATTTTGAATGATGGTAATAACTAAAATTTTTTTGTGATTTAATTAAACAACACTTTTTTATAAAAACGATTCCCATTCCAATCAATACTAATTATATACATAGATTCTTGTAAATGTCCAGAATAATCTAACTTCAATTCTCTTTGATTTAATTTAAAGACTTCGCTTTTTATTAACTGACCATTAATAGATAATAAAGAAACACTAACATAATCTTTTACAATATCTGGAAAACGAAGAGTTACCATTCCATCTTTAGAAGGATTTGGAAAAAGAATAATGCTGTTATCGTCAAAGTCTTCGCTACTAGATAATGTAGCATTAAAAATGGGTAGTTTTACAAAATTAGTACCTAGGACCTGAGTAGCTTCTGCTTCAGACATACACAACCAATCTTGCATCACGGTGGTATACAATTGTCTGTAATCGAACTGCATTTCAACTTGATCACTGACACCCGCATTCAAAGGTAAATTAGGCGACTTTCCGATCATACCTGTAATAGGATACATTGTCTTTTTAACTTGAGAAGAAGTATTAAGCATAGACCCAAAAAATAAAACTGGGGCAGCAGCACCATGATCTGTACCTTGACTCGAATTACTTTTAATTCTTCTACCAAACTCACTAAAAGTCATTCCAGATACTGAATCCGATTTGCCCATTGTTTCTAAATCTTGTTGAAAAGCTCCTATGGCCTGTGATAATAAAGTTAAATTAGTAGCTTGAGTACCCTGAGTCTTGTCTGTAGTATTTACTTGTGCACTATGTGTATCATGCGAATTTGGATGATTTACAATATAAATTGGAGATTTTAAGCCGCCATTAATCAATTTTGCTACGATCTTTAATTGATCTGCTAATTTGTTGTTTTTTGGATAAATTACAGGGGTAGTCAAAGGCACGTTATATGCTTTTTGAATCACCTTGATGTATTCATTACTCTGATCTTTCATCAGTCTTAAAAACGTTAACTCATGACCATAATCTGAATCTGGAGCGGGATCTGCAACGCCATTAATTATATTCAACAAAGCATTGGGATCTGGTGCACTATACCCCATATTAATATGTGGACCTTGTAACGAAAATGGCAAAGTTGAACCAATTTGTATTGCTAAAGGATCTGGCATTTCAGCTGTTGGATATCCATTAGGAAAATTAGGATATTTGATATCTAATGCTCTACCAATCCAACCCGTATCTAAATCTTTAGTACTTCCAGATCCTGTAAACCAAATGTCGGTAGCTTTAAAATGACTATAAATTGGATTAGGATAAGAAACACCTTGCACAATCATCATCTTCCCATTATCATAAAGATTTTTCATCTCAGTCATTGCAGGATGTAAACCTGTTGTGGGATTATCTGAAAGAGTAAGTACCTGTTTTGGATCCATTAAAATGTTAGCTCTAGCATTTACTAAATTACTCCACTTGTCAAGTGGAAAAATAGTATTCAAACCATCATTGCCCCCGTTTTGCTGAATAATTACTAAAATTCTATCACAGTTTAAAGCTGCTAAAGCCATCTTTTCAAGTGATTGACTTAACAAATCGGAAGAGGCAACTACTGGAATTCCTTTTAATAATAAAGGGATGGATGTAAATGTAGTTTTCTTTATAAAGCTTCTTCTTTTCATCTTTTTTACATTAATTGGTATTCTGCTAATTGTGCAATAGATAACAATAATCCTTTCAATCTAGTTTTAACAACTGAAGTAAAGGTGGTATTGTTTGGTGAATTAGTATAATTTACCCATGCTGTAGTCCAATATGAATTATTAGTTTGATTCGATAATAAATTTTGAACTTTTAAACTGTCTTTTACATTTGTGCTAAGATCAATTGACAATAAATATTTCACACACTCATTTACCAATAGATCAGGATTCTCTATTATTGATCCAGGAAATTGGGAAACCCAAGCAATAACATCTACTTCTATTTTAACTTTAAATCCATTAAATGTTGGTGAGTAACCATTAAAAATAGTATTAATAAAAGAATAGCGTTTTTGAACAGTATTCGAATTAATCCAATACTCATGAAATGAAGGCGATTGATAAAATGCATTCCAACCTGAAACGTTTGGCACTTCTCCCATTGTTTGTTCCATTGGCTTCATAATAGTGGAATTAAAATATCTCCACAAGGAATATTGGGCATCAAAATTAGATGTATCGGACACATTATGAACTATATTAAAAGTTCGCAAACTACCTAAAACTAGGTCAAATGGAGATTTGATGTATACCCCACGATTGGCCATATCAAAAAAATGTTCGCTTTTAAACAAGGCCTCTAACACTGGTTTTATCTCCCAATTAGCTGCTACAAATATTCTTGCCAAAGGTTGAATTACATTTGCTTCAACTGATGCATCAATATCATAATATACAAAATACCGATACAATCTTCTACAAATGTATTCCGATACCACTTGCTGCTTACTAAATAGCATCGTTATAAATGCATCTAATTCAGCTGATCCATTTGAATTGATAACAGTATTGTTAAAAAAAGGGGAAAAGGTTTTGTTAGAAGTATCGTGTAGCGAACTAACAAATGAAGTAGTAGTTGGGGATTGTGTCAAATTTTGAACCCTCCATCCTGTCAGCACTTTAGCAGCTTGAACAACATCAGATTCCGTATATTGACTCAAAGGATCTTTTCCAAGTGTAAATAATTCCATTATTTCACGAGCAAAATTTTCATCTGGTGCCGTTTTGGTATTAACTTGATTATTCAAATAGTACATCATAGCAGGTTGAGTTGCTATATTTCGAATAATTACTTTGAAATTACCCGTTGCATTAGCTCTTAAAAATTTGAAATAATCATAACCAATTCTTGCCGAATTAGAACCTGATGCCGATCTTACAGTATCCAAATCAATTGGTATAAAATGATACCAAAACCAAAGCATCTTTTCGCGAATAATATTTTCTTGATTTAATACTTGACCGGTATTCCAACTAGACAAACTTATGTTTCTGTAAAAATCGGTAGTTCCCCCTATTGAATTAGAATTAAAGGCATGATTGGTCCAATCTTCACCATAAGCTATACCGCCTTCGTCATTAAAAACATTCTGATAATTATTTACAGGCGGTAAAGGTGTTGGGTTAGTAAAATTTAAAAGTTGATTCACAGCAGAATTCAATCCACCAGAAACAAATGTATTTAAGTCATTAATTTTAAATCCAAAAAGGGTTCGTTTCAATAAATGTATAGCCTCTTTTTCTGTCCAAACACCTGTATAAGGAGTAATCCCAGAAGTAATTGTATTTTTTCGGTTAAAGATTCTTGAAGAGGTTGTGTCTACATATCGACGTCCATTGTATACTTTTCTTCTGTATTTCTCCAATAAAGGATCTATACCATTTGAATTTCTACGCACAATTAATTTAAATAATTGTCTTCTAGATAATTTATTACTCATTTGAAACAAATTAAAAAAATAAATATACTATTTTTTTTTAACCTTATTGTCTTAAAATTTAATACGTTACAAAGACTCAAATTAATATCTTTGAAAATTATAATAAACCATATCATGCAACTCGTTTTCGCTTCCAACAATAAAAATAAAATCAAGGAAATTCAATTGTTACTACCCGATTCCATTCAAATCTTAAGCTTGGAAGATATTGGCTGTACCGAAGAGATTCCCGAAACAGCCACTACTATTGAAGGAAATGCGATTCTAAAAGCCAATTATGTCAGTCAAAAATACGGTTACGATTGTTTTGCAGACGATTCTGGATTGGAAGTAGACGCTTTGTATGGCGAACCTGGCGTTTTTTCGGCACGATATGCTGGCGAACCAAAAAATGACGAGAACAATATTGACAAATTAATAGCCAATTTAAACGGAATTGAAAACAAAAAAGCCAATTTCAAAACCGTTATTTGTTTAAATCTCCAGGGTGAACAACATTTATTTACCGGAATAATTAACGGAAAAATAATTGAAGAACGCATGGGCACCAACGGATTTGGTTACGATCCCATTTTTGTTGCTGATGGCTATCAACAAACGTTTGCTGAGTTGACTTTAGAGGAAAAAGCAAGAATCAGCCACCGTGGTATTGCGGTTCAAAAGTTGATAAATTATTTGCATTTTTAGTCCAAATAAATTTTGTTTAACAACAAAAAAGTCAGATCAGCTTCTTTCATTCAAAACACATTTAACATAACTACTTGATAATCAAAAAATAACAAATTAGTTTATATCGTTTTTAAAACCTACCTTTGCAGCCAATTTAAAATAATATATGAACAAATTTGAACAATTAGGTCTGAATGAGTCGCTACTGCTTGCGATCAAAGATCTAGGATTTGAGAATCCATCAGAAGTGCAAGAAAAAGCGATTCCAGTACTATTGGAACAAAACACAGACTTAGTAGCTTTAGCACAAACAGGAACAGGGAAAACAGCAGCTTTTGGTTTTCCACTTATTCAAAAAATTGATGCTGAA
This sequence is a window from Flavobacterium ammoniigenes. Protein-coding genes within it:
- a CDS encoding DUF1800 domain-containing protein; translated protein: MSNKLSRRQLFKLIVRRNSNGIDPLLEKYRRKVYNGRRYVDTTSSRIFNRKNTITSGITPYTGVWTEKEAIHLLKRTLFGFKINDLNTFVSGGLNSAVNQLLNFTNPTPLPPVNNYQNVFNDEGGIAYGEDWTNHAFNSNSIGGTTDFYRNISLSSWNTGQVLNQENIIREKMLWFWYHFIPIDLDTVRSASGSNSARIGYDYFKFLRANATGNFKVIIRNIATQPAMMYYLNNQVNTKTAPDENFAREIMELFTLGKDPLSQYTESDVVQAAKVLTGWRVQNLTQSPTTTSFVSSLHDTSNKTFSPFFNNTVINSNGSAELDAFITMLFSKQQVVSEYICRRLYRYFVYYDIDASVEANVIQPLARIFVAANWEIKPVLEALFKSEHFFDMANRGVYIKSPFDLVLGSLRTFNIVHNVSDTSNFDAQYSLWRYFNSTIMKPMEQTMGEVPNVSGWNAFYQSPSFHEYWINSNTVQKRYSFINTIFNGYSPTFNGFKVKIEVDVIAWVSQFPGSIIENPDLLVNECVKYLLSIDLSTNVKDSLKVQNLLSNQTNNSYWTTAWVNYTNSPNNTTFTSVVKTRLKGLLLSIAQLAEYQLM
- a CDS encoding non-canonical purine NTP diphosphatase, whose translation is MQLVFASNNKNKIKEIQLLLPDSIQILSLEDIGCTEEIPETATTIEGNAILKANYVSQKYGYDCFADDSGLEVDALYGEPGVFSARYAGEPKNDENNIDKLIANLNGIENKKANFKTVICLNLQGEQHLFTGIINGKIIEERMGTNGFGYDPIFVADGYQQTFAELTLEEKARISHRGIAVQKLINYLHF